A genomic region of Lachnoclostridium edouardi contains the following coding sequences:
- a CDS encoding amino acid ABC transporter ATP-binding protein produces MNANTQPLIQVQNLGKSFGKLKVLEGINVDIHQGDVVFVVGPSGSGKSTFLRCLNKLEEPTEGKIFFEGVDILDSKTNIDKHRQKMGMVFQQFNLFPHMTILKNMTLAPMKLQKKSQEEAEKTAMDLLKRVGLDDRAGAYPSQLSGGQKQRIAIVRALCMKPDVMLFDEPTSALDPEMVGEVLNVMRDLAEEKMTMVVVTHEMGFAREVATRVMFMDGGNFVEEAPPEEFFTNPKNDRLKAFLSKVL; encoded by the coding sequence GTGAACGCTAATACACAGCCCTTAATTCAAGTGCAGAACCTGGGAAAAAGCTTTGGAAAGCTGAAGGTTCTGGAGGGAATCAACGTAGATATTCACCAGGGGGACGTAGTTTTTGTTGTAGGTCCTTCTGGTTCAGGAAAAAGTACATTTCTCCGCTGTCTGAATAAGCTGGAGGAGCCTACAGAGGGAAAAATTTTCTTTGAGGGCGTAGATATTCTGGATTCTAAAACAAATATTGACAAGCACCGTCAGAAGATGGGCATGGTGTTTCAGCAATTTAATTTGTTTCCCCATATGACCATTTTAAAAAATATGACCCTGGCTCCTATGAAGCTGCAGAAAAAAAGCCAGGAAGAGGCGGAAAAGACAGCCATGGACCTGTTAAAAAGAGTAGGATTAGACGACAGGGCCGGCGCATATCCAAGCCAGCTGTCCGGCGGACAGAAGCAGCGTATTGCTATTGTCAGGGCCCTTTGCATGAAGCCTGACGTTATGCTTTTTGACGAACCTACCTCCGCCTTAGATCCGGAGATGGTTGGGGAAGTATTAAATGTAATGAGAGATCTGGCAGAGGAAAAAATGACTATGGTGGTTGTTACCCATGAAATGGGATTTGCCAGAGAAGTAGCTACCAGAGTTATGTTTATGGATGGAGGAAATTTTGTGGAGGAAGCGCCTCCGGAAGAATTTTTTACGAATCCTAAAAACGACAGATTAAAGGCCTTTTTAAGTAAGGTACTGTAA